From Chryseobacterium sp. H1D6B, a single genomic window includes:
- a CDS encoding HAMP domain-containing sensor histidine kinase, translating into MTLRKSIFARLNNWFIFTLMTLVVLTIVIASTLLINFLRKEEVKRVDILVSALKFQQEVTTPSLEIQELILQIYSSNTTIPVIILDKDDVPIEHKNIPQEIGGDSKEIVALAKKMAKNYPPIELKFSNQNNQFVYYDNSRLLNNLRYSPYLLGFFILCYFLFSFWFLRTIKKTDEGYLWAGLAKETAHQIGTPLSSMIGWMEIMKLDNPDSEGVHEIEKDIERLRTISERFSKIGSVPELNDMNFNETVHENFTYLKTRISRKIDFSLQLPTYTILVPHNKILMSWVIENLVKNAVDAMKGEGVLSMSVFERNKNILIEVKDNGSGMTKRQAANAFKPGYSTKKRGWGLGLSLAKRVVKEYHNGDIKISQTEVGKGTTFRIMIRKA; encoded by the coding sequence ATTACTTTGAGAAAATCCATATTTGCAAGGCTTAATAACTGGTTTATTTTTACGTTAATGACTTTAGTTGTACTGACTATTGTTATTGCATCGACCCTGCTCATTAATTTTTTGAGAAAGGAAGAAGTAAAAAGGGTAGATATTTTAGTAAGTGCATTGAAATTTCAGCAGGAAGTGACTACACCAAGCTTAGAGATTCAAGAATTAATCCTTCAGATTTACAGCTCAAATACTACTATTCCGGTAATCATATTGGATAAAGATGATGTTCCTATTGAACATAAAAATATACCTCAGGAAATTGGAGGCGACTCGAAAGAAATAGTGGCTTTAGCAAAGAAAATGGCTAAGAATTATCCGCCTATTGAGTTGAAGTTTTCTAATCAAAACAATCAATTTGTTTATTATGATAATTCCCGTTTGTTAAATAATCTGCGCTACTCACCTTATCTTTTAGGTTTTTTCATTTTATGTTACTTTTTATTTTCATTCTGGTTTTTAAGAACGATCAAAAAGACGGATGAAGGCTATTTATGGGCAGGGCTGGCAAAAGAAACCGCACACCAGATTGGAACTCCTTTATCTTCAATGATCGGGTGGATGGAGATTATGAAATTAGATAACCCCGATTCTGAAGGAGTTCATGAAATTGAAAAAGATATTGAAAGACTGAGAACTATTTCTGAAAGATTTTCTAAAATAGGCTCTGTTCCCGAGTTAAATGACATGAATTTTAATGAAACAGTTCATGAGAATTTCACGTATTTAAAAACAAGAATTTCCAGAAAAATTGATTTTTCATTACAGCTTCCTACTTACACCATTTTAGTCCCGCATAACAAAATTTTAATGAGCTGGGTGATAGAAAATTTAGTGAAAAATGCTGTTGATGCCATGAAAGGAGAAGGGGTGCTGTCAATGTCTGTTTTTGAAAGAAATAAAAATATTTTGATCGAAGTAAAAGATAACGGCAGCGGAATGACGAAACGGCAGGCCGCCAATGCTTTTAAGCCAGGATATTCTACTAAGAAAAGAGGCTGGGGATTAGGATTGTCTTTAGCAAAAAGAGTGGTGAAGGAATATCATAATGGAGATATCAAGATTTCTCAAACTGAAGTAGGGAAAGGTACGACATTTAGAATAATGATCAGAAAAGCATGA
- a CDS encoding sugar O-acetyltransferase, which translates to MKSSFHPVFLLLSLGVKNTKKQIMTEKEKCEKGLLYDANYDPELINERIFIKDLCLEYNQIKNSDIPKRTAFLKKIIKNIKGNICIEPSFWCDYGYNIECGENFYANHNLVILDCAKVKFGDNVFIGPSCSFYTAGHPLDVEQRNKGLEYARPITVGDNVWFGGNVVVLPGVSIGNNSVIGAGSVVTKDIPDNVVAVGNPCKVVKDIDQEN; encoded by the coding sequence ATGAAAAGTAGTTTTCATCCTGTTTTTCTTTTATTATCTTTAGGCGTTAAAAATACCAAAAAGCAAATTATGACAGAGAAAGAAAAATGCGAAAAAGGATTATTGTACGATGCAAATTATGACCCTGAGCTAATCAATGAACGGATTTTTATTAAAGATTTATGTTTAGAATATAATCAAATCAAAAACTCAGATATTCCGAAAAGGACGGCGTTTCTTAAAAAGATCATTAAAAATATAAAGGGAAATATCTGCATAGAACCTTCTTTCTGGTGTGATTACGGCTATAATATTGAATGCGGGGAAAATTTCTATGCCAATCATAATCTTGTAATATTAGACTGTGCTAAAGTAAAATTCGGAGATAATGTTTTTATCGGACCCAGCTGCAGTTTCTATACAGCCGGCCATCCTCTTGATGTGGAACAGAGAAATAAAGGGCTGGAATATGCACGTCCGATTACAGTAGGAGATAACGTCTGGTTTGGCGGAAATGTAGTGGTTCTGCCGGGAGTTTCTATTGGAAACAATTCGGTGATAGGAGCGGGAAGTGTGGTTACTAAAGATATTCCAGATAATGTAGTTGCGGTGGGAAACCCTTGTAAAGTTGTTAAAGATATTGATCAAGAAAATTAA
- a CDS encoding YdeI/OmpD-associated family protein, with protein MKIHHFAVKLELIGINPFVFLPEDVLNTIFKTSGRDKSPIPVQGTVNGKEFKQNLMKYLGEWRLYINYTMLKDSPKRIGEMIEVSVEYDDSDRSISIHPKLDQAVKNNPVALKNFESLNPSRKHELIRYINNLKTEAGIQRNIEKIIKHLQGETDFFGKRIN; from the coding sequence ATGAAAATACATCATTTTGCAGTCAAACTTGAGCTCATTGGGATCAATCCTTTTGTCTTTCTGCCTGAAGATGTTTTAAATACTATTTTTAAAACATCGGGAAGAGATAAAAGTCCGATTCCGGTACAAGGAACCGTGAATGGAAAAGAATTTAAACAAAACCTGATGAAATATCTGGGGGAGTGGAGACTGTATATTAATTATACAATGCTGAAGGATTCTCCAAAGAGAATTGGTGAAATGATAGAAGTTTCAGTGGAATATGACGATTCCGACAGAAGTATTTCAATTCATCCTAAACTGGATCAGGCGGTTAAAAACAATCCTGTTGCTTTAAAGAATTTTGAAAGTCTGAATCCTTCAAGAAAGCATGAATTAATTCGTTACATTAATAATTTAAAAACAGAAGCCGGCATTCAAAGGAATATTGAAAAAATTATTAAACATTTACAGGGAGAAACAGACTTTTTTGGTAAAAGAATTAATTGA
- a CDS encoding PDZ domain-containing protein — MKKTALSFSILASVLISAQSIKTNIDLVNVKNDKVAVTMEFPKMKSGDIKFHFPKTVPGTYSVDDYGRFIEGIKFFDNKGKELAYTKINDNTYSLKNAQFLTKVTYLVNDSFDEEMDTSKHKAVLSPAGTDIEQGKVYMINTHGFIGYIDNMQDVPYQLVIQKPIDFYGTTALADQDTSEATDTFTLANYAKLTDSPLMYSKPDYITFTAGGMDVVLGVYSPTGKYKAADFKDNLEKMVTAQKKFLGDMNTNKKYAVLLYLAGGDGPQLKGFGALEHHESTSFVLPERMPKEAIDKAITDIVSHEFFHTVNPLKTHSEEIQNFNYADPKMSQHLWMYEGGTEYFANLFQIQEGLIDKNEFLKKINEKITNSKSYDDTMPFTVMSKNVLLDQYKGQYRNVYEKGTLLAMCLDIELRKLSGGEMGYRDMIRKLSQRFGENKPFKDDKLINELVTVTGYPQIKDFYNKYIAGSQPTPYAEYLSQVGVEVTKQKAAQVFWLIKNPNQTGYNEKNNTFIFDENSALSPFSKSVGFKITDQVLALDGKTIDSKDRQAFINYSNTIKEGQNVTLTVLRKNGDKTDKIDLKGKAILDKLTMETLQYKANPTPSEKKLQDQWLTGKK; from the coding sequence ATGAAAAAAACAGCTCTTAGTTTTAGCATTTTGGCCTCTGTTTTAATCAGCGCTCAGTCTATTAAAACCAATATTGATTTGGTGAATGTAAAGAACGACAAAGTGGCCGTCACGATGGAATTTCCAAAAATGAAGTCGGGTGATATAAAATTTCATTTTCCTAAGACTGTTCCCGGCACTTATTCTGTGGATGATTACGGCAGATTTATAGAAGGAATTAAATTTTTCGATAATAAAGGAAAAGAACTGGCTTATACTAAAATTAACGACAATACCTATTCTCTTAAAAATGCTCAGTTTCTCACTAAAGTCACCTATTTAGTGAATGACAGTTTTGACGAAGAAATGGATACTTCAAAACACAAAGCCGTACTTTCTCCCGCAGGAACCGATATTGAACAAGGGAAAGTGTATATGATCAATACTCACGGCTTCATTGGATACATAGATAATATGCAGGATGTTCCTTATCAGCTTGTAATTCAAAAGCCTATAGATTTTTACGGAACGACAGCTTTGGCTGATCAGGATACATCTGAGGCTACAGACACCTTTACTTTAGCAAATTATGCGAAACTGACAGATTCTCCTTTGATGTATTCAAAACCGGATTACATTACTTTCACCGCGGGTGGAATGGATGTTGTTTTGGGAGTGTACTCACCAACGGGAAAATATAAAGCCGCAGATTTTAAAGATAATTTAGAAAAAATGGTGACTGCTCAAAAGAAATTTTTGGGTGATATGAATACCAATAAAAAATATGCGGTTCTGCTTTATCTTGCAGGAGGTGACGGCCCGCAGCTTAAAGGTTTCGGAGCATTGGAACATCATGAATCTACAAGCTTTGTATTGCCAGAAAGAATGCCGAAAGAAGCGATTGATAAAGCGATTACTGATATTGTTTCTCATGAATTCTTTCATACCGTAAATCCGTTGAAAACACACTCCGAAGAGATTCAGAACTTCAATTATGCGGATCCTAAAATGTCCCAGCATCTCTGGATGTATGAGGGCGGAACAGAATATTTTGCTAATTTATTCCAGATCCAGGAAGGATTAATTGACAAAAATGAGTTCTTAAAAAAAATCAACGAAAAAATCACCAATTCTAAGAGCTATGACGACACCATGCCGTTCACGGTGATGAGTAAAAATGTTCTTCTGGATCAGTACAAAGGCCAGTACAGAAATGTGTACGAAAAAGGAACGCTCTTAGCGATGTGCCTTGATATTGAATTAAGAAAACTATCCGGCGGCGAAATGGGCTACCGCGATATGATCAGAAAATTATCTCAAAGATTTGGAGAAAACAAACCTTTTAAAGATGATAAGCTTATTAATGAACTGGTAACGGTTACAGGATATCCGCAGATAAAGGATTTCTATAATAAATATATCGCAGGAAGCCAGCCGACCCCTTACGCCGAATATCTGAGCCAGGTAGGTGTAGAAGTCACCAAACAGAAAGCGGCACAGGTTTTCTGGTTAATCAAAAATCCGAATCAGACAGGATACAACGAGAAAAATAATACGTTTATTTTTGATGAAAACTCAGCATTATCTCCTTTTTCAAAAAGTGTAGGATTTAAAATTACGGATCAGGTTTTGGCATTAGACGGAAAGACCATCGATAGTAAAGACAGACAGGCCTTTATCAATTATTCTAACACCATTAAAGAAGGGCAGAATGTCACTCTGACTGTTCTTCGAAAGAATGGCGATAAAACGGATAAGATTGATCTTAAAGGAAAAGCAATTCTTGATAAGTTAACAATGGAAACGCTTCAATACAAAGCCAATCCTACTCCGTCAGAAAAGAAACTGCAGGATCAATGGCTGACGGGTAAGAAATAA
- the pepE gene encoding dipeptidase PepE: MNIILASTSTIFGGEYLEYLREELIKLYEGIDEIIFIPFARPGGISHDEYTEKARSFFAAINIKVKGLHEFEDKIEALNSAQGYFTGGGNTFLLVKTLHEEGLMSVLAKNTAGGKPYLGCSAGSNIGGQNMKTTNDMPIVYPPSFDCMGLVPFNLNPHYLDPNPDLKHNGETRETRIKEFLTQNDTKVVGLREGNWIRRIGDKITVEGNELTRIFEKGKEPYEIEAGSELN; the protein is encoded by the coding sequence ATGAATATCATATTAGCCTCAACATCCACAATTTTTGGTGGAGAATATTTAGAATATTTAAGAGAAGAATTAATTAAATTATATGAAGGGATAGATGAAATTATTTTCATTCCTTTTGCAAGGCCGGGCGGTATTTCCCATGATGAATACACAGAGAAAGCACGTTCTTTTTTTGCAGCGATCAATATCAAAGTAAAAGGACTGCATGAATTCGAAGATAAAATTGAAGCATTAAATAGTGCACAAGGTTATTTTACAGGCGGTGGAAATACGTTTTTATTAGTGAAAACACTTCACGAAGAAGGATTAATGTCTGTTTTAGCGAAAAATACAGCAGGTGGAAAACCTTATTTAGGATGCAGTGCAGGAAGTAATATTGGCGGACAAAATATGAAGACCACGAATGATATGCCTATTGTTTATCCTCCGAGTTTTGACTGTATGGGACTAGTGCCTTTTAATCTTAATCCGCATTATTTAGATCCAAACCCGGACTTGAAACATAATGGAGAAACCAGAGAAACCAGGATCAAAGAATTTTTAACTCAAAATGACACTAAAGTTGTCGGGCTCCGTGAAGGAAACTGGATCAGAAGAATCGGAGATAAAATTACGGTTGAAGGAAATGAGCTCACCAGAATTTTCGAAAAAGGAAAAGAGCCTTATGAAATAGAAGCCGGCAGTGAACTGAATTAA
- a CDS encoding peptidase M61 — protein sequence MKKIALSLGILAAVLANAQSIKTNIDLVNVKDDKVAVTMEFPKMKSGDIKFHFPKTVPGTYSVDDYGRFIEGIKFFDNKGKELAYTKVNDNTYSLKNAQFLTKVTYLVNDSFDEENDTSKHKAVFSPSGTDIEQGKVYLINTHGFIGYIDNMQDVPYQLVIQKPTDFYGTTALVDQDKSDATDTYVLANYAKVTDSPLMYTKPDYITFNAGGMDLVFGVYSPTGKYKASDFKDNLEKMVVAQKKFLGDMNTNKKYAIMLYLSSADGPQIKGFGALEHHESTSVVLPEMMPKEAIDKTITDVVSHEFFHTVNPLKTHSEEIQYFDYADPKMSQHLWMYEGGTEYFANLFQIQEGLIDKNEFLTRINEKITNSKNYDDTMPFTVMSKNVLLDQYKDQYRNVYEKGTLLAMCLDIELRKLSNGEMGYRDMIRKLSQRFGENKPFKDDKLIDELVTVTGYPQIKDFYNKYIAGSQPTPYAEYLSQVGVEITKKETAPIFWFVKDPNQTGYNDKNNTFVFDESSALSPFAKSIGFKITDEVAALDGKPIDIKNIQGFINYSKTIKDGQNVVVTVLRKNGNKTDKIDLKGKAVLDKLTVETLQYKANPTPAEKKLQDQWLTGKK from the coding sequence ATGAAAAAAATAGCACTTAGTCTAGGTATTTTAGCGGCCGTTTTGGCTAATGCTCAGTCTATTAAAACCAACATAGACCTTGTCAATGTAAAAGATGATAAAGTAGCAGTCACCATGGAATTTCCAAAAATGAAATCCGGTGATATAAAATTCCATTTTCCTAAAACTGTTCCCGGAACTTATTCTGTGGACGATTACGGCAGGTTTATAGAAGGAATCAAGTTTTTTGACAATAAAGGAAAAGAGCTGGCTTACACTAAAGTTAATGACAATACCTACTCTCTTAAAAATGCTCAGTTTCTCACTAAAGTCACTTATTTAGTTAATGACAGTTTCGATGAGGAAAATGACACTTCAAAACACAAAGCCGTATTTTCTCCTTCAGGAACTGATATTGAACAGGGCAAAGTGTATCTGATCAATACCCACGGTTTCATTGGATACATTGATAATATGCAGGATGTTCCTTATCAGCTGGTTATTCAAAAACCAACAGATTTTTATGGAACGACAGCTTTGGTAGATCAGGATAAGTCAGATGCTACAGACACCTATGTTCTTGCCAACTATGCCAAGGTAACAGATTCTCCTTTGATGTATACAAAACCGGACTATATCACTTTCAATGCAGGCGGAATGGATCTTGTTTTTGGGGTATACTCTCCAACCGGAAAATATAAAGCTTCAGATTTTAAAGATAATTTAGAAAAGATGGTCGTTGCCCAAAAGAAATTTCTGGGTGATATGAATACGAATAAAAAATATGCCATCATGCTTTATCTTTCGAGTGCAGACGGACCTCAGATCAAAGGTTTCGGAGCATTAGAACATCATGAATCCACAAGCGTCGTCCTTCCTGAAATGATGCCTAAAGAAGCCATTGACAAAACAATCACGGATGTTGTTTCGCATGAGTTTTTCCACACAGTCAATCCTTTAAAAACCCACTCTGAGGAAATTCAGTATTTCGATTACGCAGATCCTAAAATGTCCCAGCATCTCTGGATGTATGAAGGCGGAACAGAATATTTTGCGAATTTATTCCAGATTCAGGAAGGATTAATTGATAAAAATGAATTCCTGACCCGTATCAACGAAAAAATAACCAATTCTAAAAACTACGACGATACCATGCCGTTCACGGTAATGAGTAAAAACGTACTGCTTGACCAATACAAAGACCAGTACAGAAATGTGTATGAAAAAGGAACTCTCCTTGCTATGTGTCTGGATATAGAATTAAGAAAATTATCTAACGGTGAAATGGGTTACCGGGATATGATCAGAAAACTATCTCAAAGATTTGGAGAAAACAAACCTTTCAAAGATGATAAGCTTATTGATGAACTGGTAACCGTTACAGGATATCCGCAGATAAAAGATTTCTACAATAAATATATTGCAGGAAGCCAGCCGACTCCTTATGCAGAATATCTAAGCCAGGTAGGTGTAGAGATCACAAAGAAGGAAACAGCTCCTATTTTCTGGTTTGTAAAAGATCCGAACCAAACAGGATATAATGATAAAAACAACACTTTTGTTTTTGACGAAAGCTCAGCTTTATCTCCGTTTGCAAAAAGTATCGGATTTAAAATCACAGATGAAGTTGCCGCACTGGATGGAAAACCTATTGACATTAAAAACATTCAGGGGTTCATCAATTATTCTAAAACCATCAAAGACGGTCAGAATGTTGTTGTTACTGTTCTAAGAAAAAACGGTAATAAAACGGATAAAATTGATCTTAAAGGGAAAGCTGTTTTAGATAAACTTACTGTGGAAACACTTCAATACAAAGCTAATCCTACTCCGGCAGAAAAGAAACTGCAGGATCAGTGGTTAACAGGCAAGAAATAA
- the fsa gene encoding fructose-6-phosphate aldolase, whose product MKFFIDTANLEQIKEAKDLGILDGVTTNPSLMAKEGIQGTEAIRNHYKTICEIVDGDISAEVLSTTYEEMIKEGDELAAIHPNIVVKIPMIKDGIRALKYFSDKGIKTNCTLIFSPGQALLAAKAGANYVSPFLGRLDDISTDGLHLIKEIRLIFDNYMYDTEILAASIRHSMHIIDCAKIGADVITSPLPPILSLLKHPLTDSGLAQFIADSKKLA is encoded by the coding sequence ATGAAATTTTTTATTGACACAGCTAATTTAGAGCAGATCAAGGAAGCAAAAGACCTTGGAATTCTGGATGGTGTAACTACTAATCCTTCATTAATGGCGAAAGAAGGTATTCAGGGGACTGAAGCCATCAGAAATCATTATAAAACAATCTGCGAGATTGTAGACGGTGATATTTCTGCAGAAGTTCTTTCTACGACTTATGAAGAAATGATTAAGGAAGGTGATGAATTGGCAGCAATCCACCCAAACATTGTGGTAAAAATCCCAATGATCAAAGACGGCATCAGAGCATTGAAATATTTTTCAGATAAAGGAATAAAAACTAACTGTACTTTGATTTTCTCACCAGGGCAGGCTCTTTTAGCAGCTAAAGCGGGTGCTAATTACGTTTCTCCTTTCTTAGGAAGATTAGATGATATTTCTACTGACGGACTGCACTTAATCAAAGAAATCCGTTTGATTTTTGATAACTATATGTATGATACTGAAATTTTAGCAGCATCTATCCGCCACTCTATGCACATTATTGATTGTGCTAAAATTGGTGCAGACGTTATCACTTCTCCACTTCCTCCGATCTTGAGTTTATTGAAACACCCTCTTACAGACAGCGGGCTGGCACAATTTATTGCAGATTCTAAGAAATTGGCATAA
- a CDS encoding serine hydrolase domain-containing protein — translation MKKIPVLFFIVCFSFGFSQNINFTKDKLDHLNTFNLDNKSRAFIIYQNGKIINEKYFGTKIINKQPFDKNSNWYWASAGKSLTAVLIGIAQQEKIVSINDPVSKYLGKWTAMKKEDEDQITIKNLLSMTSGLDYIKDQNCQSADCFLDKNKAGTFWYYDTSAYSQLAKVIEKASHKSIDQYTSEKLSGSGISGKWMKYENGLIFFSNAESFLQFGKLVLNKGNLNAKNYYKYDDYFMQMTASSQEINPSYGYLWWLNGKEKIRIPGMETLFAQSLVPDAPKDMFCALGKNGQILDIIPSQNLIIIRMGENPAAFENVIKFHRDLWNKILE, via the coding sequence ATGAAAAAGATTCCTGTTCTATTTTTTATAGTCTGCTTTTCTTTTGGATTTTCTCAAAATATCAATTTTACGAAAGATAAACTAGATCATCTTAATACTTTCAATCTCGATAATAAGAGCAGGGCTTTCATTATATATCAAAACGGAAAAATAATCAACGAGAAATATTTCGGGACGAAAATCATTAATAAACAGCCTTTTGACAAAAACTCTAATTGGTACTGGGCATCTGCCGGGAAATCTTTGACCGCCGTACTGATCGGTATTGCCCAGCAGGAAAAAATAGTAAGCATCAATGATCCGGTATCAAAATATTTAGGAAAATGGACCGCTATGAAAAAAGAAGATGAAGATCAGATCACCATAAAAAACCTTCTTTCTATGACATCCGGACTGGATTATATTAAAGATCAAAACTGCCAGTCTGCCGACTGTTTTCTTGATAAAAATAAAGCCGGTACTTTTTGGTATTATGACACTTCAGCATATTCACAGCTGGCTAAAGTAATTGAAAAAGCTTCTCATAAAAGTATCGACCAGTATACATCAGAAAAGCTTTCAGGTTCAGGAATATCAGGAAAATGGATGAAGTATGAAAACGGGCTGATATTCTTCAGCAATGCAGAGAGTTTTCTTCAATTCGGGAAACTAGTTTTAAACAAGGGAAATCTCAACGCAAAAAATTATTATAAATATGATGATTATTTCATGCAGATGACCGCCTCCTCACAAGAGATTAATCCTTCTTACGGCTACTTATGGTGGTTAAACGGAAAGGAAAAAATAAGAATCCCGGGTATGGAAACTTTATTTGCCCAGTCATTGGTTCCGGATGCTCCTAAAGATATGTTCTGCGCTTTAGGGAAAAACGGACAGATCTTAGATATTATTCCCAGTCAAAATTTAATTATTATAAGAATGGGAGAAAATCCTGCAGCTTTTGAAAATGTGATCAAGTTTCACAGGGATCTCTGGAATAAAATCCTGGAATAA
- the dacB gene encoding D-alanyl-D-alanine carboxypeptidase/D-alanyl-D-alanine-endopeptidase, giving the protein MKKMLAVLTLSTQIIFAQHIVQKLDDATKDLMNSSGAVASSLSFYVADESGNFVYEYQGNKGLSTASTQKIFTAGAALETLGKNYTYKTTSSYSGTISGGVLNGNLFISSNGDPTLGSWRYDGYKPENFKQKLIEAVKKSGITKISGDLIIDDSYFDHQTIPGGWPWDDLGNYYGAGVWGVNWRENQFDINMNGKDFKSFSYPLEGVKWLNDLKAGGSSDQSLIFTAPHSDVALINGMLPAGKAITVSGAVPNPPLQLAVEVKQWLKESGIDVSGKTATNSQLEIEGKQPLEVPKNNVILTYQSPTLDKIIYWFLRKSINLYGENLIKTLGKEKKGEGSFKSGIVYLKEFWKSKGINPVMINFADGSGLSPQNYVAAKAEVQALLYAKKQPWFDSYYDGFPTQDNGMKMKSGTMSDTKSFAGYHTAKDGKKYVFSIIINNYQGSGSTELQKILNVLK; this is encoded by the coding sequence ATGAAGAAAATGTTAGCAGTTCTTACTCTTTCAACCCAGATTATTTTTGCGCAGCATATTGTCCAAAAACTGGATGATGCGACCAAAGATCTAATGAACTCTTCTGGAGCAGTTGCTTCCAGCCTGTCATTTTATGTTGCTGATGAAAGTGGTAATTTCGTTTATGAATATCAAGGAAATAAAGGGCTTTCTACAGCTTCTACCCAGAAAATATTTACTGCCGGTGCTGCGTTGGAAACCTTAGGAAAGAATTATACTTATAAAACAACCTCAAGTTATTCCGGAACGATTTCCGGAGGTGTTTTAAATGGAAATTTGTTCATTTCGTCCAATGGAGATCCTACTTTAGGAAGCTGGAGATATGACGGCTATAAACCTGAGAATTTTAAGCAGAAATTAATAGAAGCCGTTAAAAAATCTGGAATTACAAAAATTTCAGGAGATTTAATTATTGATGATTCCTATTTTGACCATCAGACGATTCCTGGAGGCTGGCCTTGGGATGATTTGGGAAATTATTACGGAGCAGGAGTCTGGGGGGTAAACTGGCGGGAAAATCAGTTTGATATCAATATGAACGGGAAAGATTTTAAAAGCTTTTCCTATCCTTTAGAAGGCGTCAAATGGCTGAATGATCTTAAAGCAGGAGGAAGCTCAGACCAGAGTTTAATTTTTACAGCTCCGCATTCTGATGTTGCCTTAATTAATGGAATGCTTCCAGCCGGAAAAGCAATTACGGTTTCTGGAGCAGTACCTAATCCGCCTCTGCAGCTGGCAGTAGAAGTGAAGCAGTGGTTAAAAGAATCAGGAATTGATGTTTCAGGGAAAACAGCAACCAATTCACAGCTTGAAATAGAAGGAAAACAGCCTTTAGAAGTCCCGAAAAATAATGTGATCCTTACCTATCAGTCACCGACTTTAGATAAAATTATATACTGGTTTTTAAGAAAAAGCATTAATCTTTACGGAGAAAATTTAATTAAAACTTTAGGAAAAGAAAAAAAAGGAGAGGGCAGCTTTAAAAGCGGAATTGTTTATCTGAAAGAATTCTGGAAATCAAAAGGGATAAATCCAGTTATGATCAATTTTGCTGACGGGAGCGGACTTTCACCACAGAATTATGTTGCGGCAAAAGCGGAAGTTCAGGCGCTGCTGTATGCAAAAAAACAGCCGTGGTTTGATTCTTATTATGACGGATTTCCAACACAGGATAACGGAATGAAAATGAAAAGCGGAACCATGAGTGACACTAAATCTTTCGCAGGATACCATACTGCTAAAGACGGAAAAAAATATGTATTTTCGATCATCATTAATAATTATCAAGGAAGTGGAAGTACAGAGCTTCAGAAGATCCTGAATGTTTTAAAATAA